TTTGTACTCAATCGTAAgtctaattcttctttggttttggcGTATGATGCGTGCATAGCAAGCTTGAAGTCTTTCAGAGACAAGCATATTCAGATTGTTACGAGATTTATCCTGCTGCCCTCAAGGAAGGCACCGCATGTTCAAACTGCCGGACGTTCAACATTAAGGGTTGGGCTAGCTAAAAGTTCTAGTAACATAGATCAGGTTGGCACTGGTGGTACTTCAATAATTCCATTTTTAAAGCAATGTAGAGACGAAACGGGGAGTGTTGCAGCAAGTGACTGGGGTAAAAGAGTTGTGAGCAGTGGTATATCGAACCTTCGTAATTGCCCAAATACCAATAAGAAATGTGCGCTATCCGATTCTAAAGAAGAGGAAATGCAAGATGCATTTGGTGGTCGCGGGTAATGTTATTAGAAGAGAACTATTGATACTCATTAATgactatatatatgctcACTAATATATGTTAAGATAATACAGGATTTGAATCTTAACAAAATTTCTTCCATTTTAATAGAATTTAGTAGCAGTTATTACTTTCAAACACTTTGAAGTAAACGagcaatttcatcaatgCCGTCTATATGGGTTTCCGCCAACTTTTCCCTAATCTTGGTAAGAAGCTGGGTCACATCCACTAATtcaccttcatcatcagcgAACTTTGGTCCCAACTTCTTCACACGTAACTTGCCTTCCAAATACTCCTCCTTACCCAGAATAACTGCAAGTGGACAACCAGACTTTTCGGCGGCCTCGAATTGTCTCCTTGGATTAACCTTAGATTTGTAAACATACTCTGTTTCGATGCCTGCGTTCCATAATTCCTTGGCTACCTTCATTCTTTCAGGTAGATAGCCGGTCCAATCTTTGCCACCACCGAAAGCCATCACAAACACTTGAGTGGCTTTTGGCCTCACAACAGAAACTTCCGTGGCCCTTTGTTTTATCAAAGAGAAAATCCTTTCAACACCAAAAGATACACCAACACACGGAATTGAGGCAGACTTCTTACCGGATGCTTCACTAAACATGTTAACCAAATTGTCGTAGCGGCCACCCGCAGCAATAGAACCAACGCCAACATAATCAGATGCATCTTCAGAATTCTTCGCCTTTGCCTTCAATTCTTGAGCATTGGTTGGGGGGGCTGAAGCAGAAGTGACAGCTTCATAGATGAGACCCGTATAATAATCTAAACCTCTGGCCAAAGATAAGTCAAATGAGATATAGTTAGTAATATCAAAAGCTTCAGTATACTTCATCAGGGTTTCAATATCTGCTAAACCCTCTTTAGCCTTTTCGTTAGCTTGAATACCTTCGTCCTTCGATAGAATTTGATAGACTTCGCTCAAAGAACCATGCAATTTAACATAATCACCAATCTTATCAGCGGTCTCTTCTGATTGCCCTTTCTCAACA
This region of Eremothecium cymbalariae DBVPG#7215 chromosome 4, complete sequence genomic DNA includes:
- the HTS1 gene encoding histidine--tRNA ligase (similar to Ashbya gossypii ACR187W) — protein: MLSPKINLKSSIRLFGRTMSQNKEAGSRIASGNDNKTKKESAKNAKLQVSLKTPKGTKDWADKDMVIRDAMFSKLSNIFKRHGGVTIDTPVFELKEILAGKYGEDSKLIYDLQDQGGELCSLRYDLTVPFARYVAMNNIQNIKRYHIAKVYRRDQPAMTKGRMREFYQCDFDVAGTYESMVPDAECLSILVEGLTSLGIKDFKIKLNHRKILDGIFQISGVTNDDVRKISSAVDKLDKSPWEVVRKEITVEKGQSEETADKIGDYVKLHGSLSEVYQILSKDEGIQANEKAKEGLADIETLMKYTEAFDITNYISFDLSLARGLDYYTGLIYEAVTSASAPPTNAQELKAKAKNSEDASDYVGVGSIAAGGRYDNLVNMFSEASGKKSASIPCVGVSFGVERIFSLIKQRATEVSVVRPKATQVFVMAFGGGKDWTGYLPERMKVAKELWNAGIETEYVYKSKVNPRRQFEAAEKSGCPLAVILGKEEYLEGKLRVKKLGPKFADDEGELVDVTQLLTKIREKLAETHIDGIDEIARLLQSV